In a single window of the Candidatus Zymogenaceae bacterium genome:
- the groL gene encoding chaperonin GroEL (60 kDa chaperone family; promotes refolding of misfolded polypeptides especially under stressful conditions; forms two stacked rings of heptamers to form a barrel-shaped 14mer; ends can be capped by GroES; misfolded proteins enter the barrel where they are refolded when GroES binds) gives MAKEIKFDQDAREKILKGVNTLSNAVKVTLGPKGRNVVLEKSFGAPTITKDGVTVAKEIELEDKFENMGAQMVKEVASKTSDVAGDGTTTATLLAQAIFREGAKLVAAGNDPMSIKRGIDKAVGAVVDELGKISKPTKDQTEIAQVGTISANNDETIGNIIADAMAKVGKEGVITVEEAKGMDTTLDIVEGMQFDRGYLSPYFVTDAERMEVVLDEPYLLLHEKKISSMKDLLPILEKIAKTGRPFIIIAEDIEGEALATLVVNKLRGTLSCVAVKAPGFGDRRKAMLEDIAVLTGGRLIAEDLGIKLENIELDDLGKAKRIVVNKEDTTIIDGAGSKADLEGRVKQIRTQIEDTTSDYDREKLQERLAKLIGGVAVINVGAATEVEMKEKKARVEDALNATRAAVEEGIVPGGGVALLRCLKGVDALKLSDAETFGANIIKRALEEPVRQIAENAGLEGSIVVEKVKEGKEGFGLNAQKMEYEDLMKAGIIDPTKVTRIALQNASSVAGLLLTTEAMVAEIPEEHGGGGMPAMPGGMPPGGMY, from the coding sequence ATGGCAAAAGAGATTAAATTCGATCAGGATGCGAGGGAAAAAATCCTCAAGGGTGTCAACACCCTCTCCAATGCGGTGAAGGTGACCCTCGGTCCCAAGGGAAGAAACGTGGTGCTCGAGAAGTCTTTCGGCGCTCCCACCATCACCAAAGACGGTGTGACGGTGGCCAAGGAAATCGAGCTCGAGGATAAATTCGAGAACATGGGCGCCCAGATGGTCAAGGAAGTCGCCTCAAAGACCTCGGATGTGGCCGGCGACGGAACCACCACGGCAACACTTTTAGCCCAGGCGATTTTCCGGGAAGGCGCAAAGCTCGTCGCCGCCGGGAACGACCCCATGAGCATCAAGCGGGGCATCGACAAGGCGGTCGGCGCCGTTGTCGACGAGCTGGGAAAGATTTCCAAGCCGACCAAGGACCAGACCGAGATCGCCCAGGTGGGCACCATCTCCGCCAACAACGACGAGACCATCGGAAACATCATCGCCGACGCGATGGCCAAGGTGGGCAAGGAAGGCGTTATCACCGTGGAAGAGGCCAAGGGCATGGATACCACCCTTGACATCGTCGAGGGTATGCAGTTCGACCGCGGCTATCTGTCCCCCTATTTCGTGACGGACGCCGAGCGCATGGAAGTGGTCCTGGATGAGCCCTACCTGCTGCTTCATGAAAAGAAAATCTCCAGCATGAAGGACCTCCTGCCGATCCTTGAGAAAATCGCCAAGACCGGCCGACCCTTCATCATCATCGCCGAGGATATCGAGGGCGAGGCCCTGGCCACTCTGGTGGTCAACAAGCTCCGGGGCACCCTGAGCTGTGTCGCCGTCAAGGCCCCCGGTTTCGGCGACCGCAGGAAGGCCATGTTGGAAGACATCGCCGTCCTCACCGGCGGCAGGCTCATCGCCGAGGATCTGGGAATCAAGCTTGAGAACATCGAGCTGGACGACCTGGGCAAGGCCAAGCGCATTGTGGTGAACAAGGAAGACACCACCATCATCGACGGTGCGGGAAGCAAGGCGGACCTGGAAGGTCGGGTGAAGCAGATTCGCACCCAAATTGAGGATACAACATCCGATTACGATCGTGAGAAGCTCCAGGAGCGGCTGGCGAAGCTCATCGGCGGCGTGGCGGTCATCAATGTGGGCGCGGCCACCGAGGTGGAGATGAAGGAAAAGAAGGCCCGCGTCGAAGACGCTCTTAACGCCACCCGGGCCGCGGTGGAAGAGGGAATCGTCCCCGGCGGCGGTGTGGCCCTGCTGCGCTGCCTGAAGGGTGTCGACGCCCTGAAGCTCTCCGATGCCGAGACCTTCGGCGCCAATATCATCAAGCGCGCTCTCGAGGAGCCGGTACGCCAGATCGCCGAGAATGCAGGTCTGGAAGGCTCCATCGTGGTGGAGAAGGTCAAGGAAGGCAAGGAAGGCTTCGGCCTGAACGCCCAGAAGATGGAATACGAGGACCTTATGAAAGCGGGTATCATCGACCCGACCAAGGTGACCCGTATCGCCCTGCAGAACGCCTCATCTGTGGCGGGGCTGCTTCTGACCACCGAGGCCATGGTGGCGGAGATCCCCGAGGAGCACGGGGGAGGCGGCATGCCCGCAATGCCCGGCGGTATGCCCCCCGGCGGGATGTACTAA
- a CDS encoding tetratricopeptide repeat protein: MKYSIRAAISGFLLAAVMLLAVTGFPQESEIIQNQVNMFLSIIENRTERIEQDKKDVEAYYERGTARYRLGLLYLFTYEPPYTDEQIETVKNLFDLAVEDFSEVIKRDKDNYDAYISRGMVYGQMDLSFAAVADFTHVIVEDPQNDKAYYARGREYWEMERYEEAKMDYDRACELNPEWLEYFYK; encoded by the coding sequence ATGAAATACAGTATACGAGCGGCGATATCCGGTTTCCTCCTTGCGGCGGTGATGCTTTTGGCCGTCACCGGTTTTCCTCAGGAATCGGAGATCATCCAAAACCAGGTGAACATGTTCCTGTCTATTATCGAAAACCGCACCGAGCGGATTGAACAGGACAAAAAGGACGTGGAGGCATATTATGAGCGGGGAACCGCTCGGTATCGCCTGGGGCTTTTGTACCTGTTCACCTACGAGCCTCCCTATACCGACGAGCAAATTGAAACCGTCAAGAATCTCTTTGATTTGGCGGTTGAGGATTTTTCCGAGGTTATAAAGCGGGATAAGGATAATTATGACGCTTATATATCCCGGGGCATGGTCTACGGCCAGATGGACCTCTCCTTTGCTGCCGTTGCTGATTTTACCCACGTGATAGTTGAGGATCCTCAGAACGACAAGGCGTATTACGCTCGGGGCAGGGAATACTGGGAGATGGAGCGTTACGAGGAGGCGAAGATGGACTACGATCGCGCCTGTGAGCTGAACCCTGAGTGGCTTGAGTACTTTTACAAATAA
- a CDS encoding DUF488 domain-containing protein — translation MPVVWTIGHSNMEIDDFLGLLHTHGIRCVVDVRSAPYSRHVPHFNRTEIKRALESAGIRYLFMGDALGGRIKDEDGARPRTYAQAIADPSFHSGIDTLLNEAGEAHTAVMCAEKDPNRCHRRHIIAAVLDERDVTVRHILSDGKTVTERELMGLFGKKT, via the coding sequence GTGCCGGTTGTCTGGACGATCGGCCACAGCAACATGGAGATCGACGACTTTCTCGGGCTCCTTCATACCCACGGCATCAGGTGCGTCGTCGATGTCCGAAGCGCGCCCTATTCCCGGCACGTCCCCCACTTCAACCGCACGGAGATCAAACGGGCGCTTGAATCCGCCGGCATCCGATATCTTTTCATGGGAGACGCCCTCGGCGGGAGGATCAAAGACGAGGACGGCGCGCGGCCCAGGACGTATGCCCAGGCTATAGCGGACCCGTCGTTTCATTCCGGGATCGATACGCTCCTGAATGAAGCGGGAGAGGCACACACCGCCGTCATGTGCGCGGAGAAGGATCCGAACCGCTGTCATCGCCGCCATATCATCGCGGCGGTCCTCGATGAGCGTGATGTTACGGTTCGCCACATCCTGTCGGACGGGAAGACGGTGACGGAAAGGGAGTTGATGGGATTATTCGGGAAAAAGACGTAA
- the groES gene encoding co-chaperone GroES, translating to MKIKPLQDRVIVKRVDEEEKTSGGIIIPDTAKEKPMEGEVVAVGGGKILDNGTKVPMDVKAGDRVLFGKYAGTEVKIDGVEHLIMREDDILGIIEK from the coding sequence ATGAAAATCAAACCTTTACAGGACAGGGTGATCGTCAAGCGTGTCGATGAGGAGGAAAAGACCTCCGGCGGGATCATCATCCCCGATACCGCAAAGGAAAAGCCGATGGAAGGCGAAGTTGTGGCGGTCGGCGGAGGAAAGATACTCGATAACGGCACCAAGGTCCCCATGGACGTGAAAGCGGGGGATCGGGTTCTGTTCGGCAAGTATGCCGGCACGGAAGTGAAAATCGACGGTGTTGAGCACCTGATTATGAGAGAGGATGATATCCTCGGAATCATCGAGAAGTAA
- a CDS encoding Rne/Rng family ribonuclease, protein MKSYIIIDSHPWETRAALVENGVVAELFIERPKDLGVSGNIYKGKVIRVLPGMEAAFVDIGLERAAFLYVTDFYDDFDEFDAFIERNGEMAGGEGDEERRQVHSVDVIEGLIRRGQDVLVQVSREPLGGKGARITSHISLPGRFLVLLPTMERIGISRRIDDEEERHRLKELIEAIKPPGVGFIVRTAGWDMTEEELRADMEFLIKLWRAIMERKEKASSPSLIHRELDLSLRVVRDLLTQDVDRLLINSNDEQKRLLEFADDFMPRVADKIRIYEGTDPIFEDYGLEAEIERALGKKVWLKSGGYIVIEVTEALTAIDVNTGKFVGKRDLEDTILRTNLEAVKEIAHQLRLRNIGGLVIIDFIDMEHVKNRERVYEALDEALKVDKRKTNILKISDLGIVEMSRKRNRESLTQILTDACSYCDGKGYVKSRRTICYDIFREIDRNGANRAGEKLVVMVNPDVAAMLYDEEWEVVEYLERLVGKRIVIRSVASLHVEDYDIHYG, encoded by the coding sequence ATGAAGTCATATATCATCATAGATTCCCACCCGTGGGAGACCAGAGCCGCACTGGTGGAAAACGGCGTGGTCGCGGAGCTTTTCATCGAGCGGCCCAAGGACCTGGGCGTCTCCGGCAACATCTACAAGGGTAAGGTCATCCGCGTTCTTCCCGGCATGGAGGCGGCCTTCGTCGATATCGGCCTGGAACGGGCGGCGTTTTTATATGTCACCGATTTCTACGACGACTTCGACGAGTTCGACGCCTTCATCGAGAGAAACGGAGAAATGGCCGGGGGTGAGGGCGACGAGGAACGCCGACAGGTACACAGTGTTGATGTGATAGAGGGACTCATCAGGCGGGGTCAGGACGTGCTGGTGCAGGTGTCCCGGGAGCCGCTGGGAGGAAAGGGCGCCAGGATCACCTCCCACATCTCGCTGCCCGGGCGGTTTCTGGTGTTGCTGCCGACAATGGAGCGGATCGGCATCTCCCGCCGGATAGACGACGAGGAGGAACGACATCGGCTCAAGGAGCTTATTGAGGCCATCAAGCCGCCGGGAGTCGGCTTTATCGTGCGTACCGCGGGATGGGATATGACCGAGGAAGAGCTGCGGGCGGACATGGAGTTTCTCATCAAGCTGTGGCGCGCCATCATGGAGAGAAAGGAAAAGGCCTCCTCGCCCAGCCTCATACATCGAGAGCTGGACCTGTCTCTTCGGGTGGTGCGGGATCTGCTGACCCAGGATGTGGACCGGCTGCTGATAAACTCCAACGACGAGCAGAAACGGCTTCTGGAATTCGCCGACGACTTCATGCCCCGGGTGGCGGACAAGATCAGGATATATGAGGGGACGGACCCCATTTTCGAGGATTACGGGCTGGAAGCGGAGATCGAGCGGGCGTTGGGGAAGAAGGTGTGGCTGAAATCCGGCGGATATATCGTCATCGAGGTGACGGAGGCCCTCACCGCCATAGATGTCAACACCGGAAAGTTCGTGGGCAAGCGGGATCTGGAGGATACCATCCTGAGGACGAATCTTGAAGCGGTCAAGGAGATCGCCCATCAGCTCAGGCTTCGGAACATCGGCGGATTGGTGATTATCGATTTTATCGATATGGAGCACGTAAAGAATCGAGAGCGGGTCTACGAGGCCCTGGATGAAGCCCTGAAGGTGGACAAGAGAAAAACCAATATCCTCAAGATATCGGATCTCGGCATTGTGGAAATGTCCCGAAAACGAAACAGAGAGAGCCTCACCCAGATCCTCACGGATGCATGCTCCTACTGCGACGGCAAGGGATATGTCAAATCCCGCAGAACGATCTGTTATGATATTTTCAGGGAAATCGACCGGAACGGGGCGAACCGCGCCGGCGAAAAGCTGGTGGTGATGGTCAATCCGGACGTGGCGGCCATGCTGTACGATGAGGAATGGGAGGTAGTGGAATACCTGGAACGGCTCGTTGGAAAGCGGATCGTCATCAGGTCTGTGGCAAGCCTCCACGTGGAGGATTACGACATCCACTACGGATAG
- a CDS encoding TIGR03960 family B12-binding radical SAM protein, translated as MSKRVEDIHTFLEHSLAGVAMPSRYIGGEINTTERGPEPDDLRFVLAFPEAYEIGMSHLGISILADITGRMPGVFVERAYAPWVDMESLMRREETPLFTLETKTPLCDVDVIGFSLMYELTYTNVVSMLELSGIPPLTADRTDGHPLIIGGGAAVYNPEPIADFFDVLFIGEADEAIEEIIEYLRDCPDMEKERLLRGLEKIDGVYVPRFFMPRYERGRFAGIARSPDAPNGPVSVSRRVVSDINRVPAPRTPVVPNKKAIHDRISVEIARGCGRGCRFCQAGFVYRPVRERDVDMVIDSALTARESTGMEEVSLLSLSSGDYGRIETLMSRLMDHLAPLKVALAVPSLRVGSLKREMMETILRVRKTGFTIAPEAGSQRLRDVINKNVTETEITDAVQAVFDAGWRLLKLYFMIGLPTETDEDLDELCRLVELVDRKVRRVKKGGLNVSVSTFVPKPHTPFQWQPALPIAETKRRQARISKRLKGLRASVKFHDAEMSYMEAVFARGDRRLSRAVMEAYRLGCRFDGWTERFDFSLWEEAFRRAGLSPSDYTEAAYDRTEPLPWSHIETGVTAAYLWEERRRAFDGVTTPDCASNGCTGCGVCGDGLATVRVTEAGETAGGSGIIPDTPEEDTERYRYLCVYSRSGQARFLSHLETASVIIRGMARAGLPLKYSEGFNPKPKVSFLDALPVGVETEGDPFVVELTERVCEDDLRERLSARLPRGIRLEAACAIAASGNMSKRYLQLSYRIALVGADVPLPDVDESIDAFLSRDEVWFEGGGDAKKKRINVRPFVESMEYHRESETLTFGLVRINGSAPSPYRVASALLGVRERDLRNCRVVKGESTSDFFQDTASEDVPMSQEREKNYTAKA; from the coding sequence GTGTCAAAACGTGTAGAAGATATACATACATTTCTGGAACATTCTCTCGCCGGCGTCGCGATGCCCTCCCGGTATATCGGCGGGGAGATAAACACGACGGAGCGGGGGCCTGAGCCGGACGACCTCCGGTTTGTTCTGGCGTTCCCGGAGGCGTATGAGATCGGCATGAGCCATCTGGGAATATCCATTCTTGCCGATATCACAGGGAGGATGCCGGGCGTCTTCGTTGAGCGGGCGTACGCGCCCTGGGTGGATATGGAATCGCTGATGCGGCGGGAGGAGACGCCGCTCTTTACGCTGGAGACGAAGACGCCGCTGTGTGACGTCGATGTGATCGGCTTTTCTCTCATGTACGAGCTGACGTATACGAATGTTGTCTCCATGCTCGAGCTTTCCGGTATCCCCCCTCTGACGGCCGATCGAACCGATGGGCATCCCCTGATAATCGGCGGGGGCGCCGCGGTCTACAATCCGGAGCCGATCGCGGATTTTTTCGACGTCCTATTCATCGGCGAGGCGGATGAGGCGATAGAAGAGATCATCGAATATCTTCGTGATTGTCCCGACATGGAGAAAGAACGCCTTCTCCGAGGGCTGGAGAAGATAGACGGGGTGTATGTGCCCCGATTTTTTATGCCCCGGTATGAGCGCGGGCGCTTTGCGGGGATCGCTCGCTCGCCCGACGCCCCGAACGGCCCGGTCTCTGTCTCCCGCAGGGTGGTGTCGGACATCAACCGGGTGCCGGCTCCCCGGACTCCCGTGGTGCCGAATAAAAAGGCAATACACGACCGTATCAGCGTGGAGATCGCCCGGGGGTGCGGCAGGGGATGCCGGTTCTGCCAGGCCGGATTTGTCTACCGACCGGTACGGGAGCGGGACGTCGATATGGTGATCGACTCCGCCCTCACGGCCCGGGAAAGCACCGGCATGGAGGAGGTGTCGCTTTTGTCTCTCTCCTCCGGCGATTACGGCAGAATCGAGACTCTCATGTCCCGCCTGATGGATCACCTGGCGCCTCTCAAGGTGGCGTTGGCGGTGCCGTCTCTCAGGGTGGGGAGTCTCAAGCGGGAGATGATGGAGACGATTTTGCGGGTGAGGAAGACCGGTTTTACCATCGCCCCGGAGGCGGGGAGCCAGCGGCTCAGGGATGTCATCAACAAGAACGTGACGGAGACTGAGATCACCGACGCCGTTCAGGCGGTGTTCGACGCCGGCTGGCGGCTTCTGAAGCTCTATTTCATGATCGGTCTCCCCACGGAGACGGACGAGGACCTCGACGAGCTGTGCCGTCTGGTCGAGTTGGTGGACAGGAAGGTTCGTCGCGTCAAGAAGGGCGGCTTGAACGTGAGCGTCTCGACCTTTGTTCCCAAGCCCCATACCCCCTTCCAGTGGCAGCCTGCCCTTCCGATCGCCGAGACAAAGCGGAGGCAGGCTCGGATTTCCAAAAGACTCAAAGGGCTCCGGGCGTCGGTGAAGTTTCACGACGCCGAGATGAGTTATATGGAGGCGGTCTTCGCCCGGGGGGATCGACGGCTCTCCCGAGCGGTGATGGAGGCGTATCGTTTGGGGTGTCGATTCGACGGCTGGACGGAACGGTTCGATTTTTCCCTCTGGGAGGAGGCGTTCAGGCGGGCGGGTCTCTCCCCGTCCGATTACACGGAAGCGGCGTATGACCGAACAGAGCCCCTCCCCTGGAGCCATATCGAGACCGGCGTAACCGCGGCCTACCTGTGGGAGGAGCGGCGGCGGGCGTTCGACGGTGTAACCACCCCGGATTGCGCATCGAATGGATGCACCGGCTGCGGGGTATGCGGGGATGGTCTTGCGACCGTGAGGGTGACGGAGGCGGGGGAGACGGCGGGAGGGAGCGGTATAATCCCGGATACACCGGAGGAAGACACGGAGAGGTATCGTTATCTGTGCGTCTATTCCCGATCGGGCCAGGCCCGGTTCCTGAGCCATCTGGAAACCGCGTCGGTCATCATCCGCGGCATGGCGAGGGCGGGACTTCCCCTGAAATATTCCGAGGGTTTCAATCCGAAGCCGAAGGTCAGCTTCCTGGACGCGCTTCCCGTGGGGGTGGAGACCGAAGGAGACCCCTTCGTGGTGGAGCTGACCGAGCGGGTATGCGAGGACGACCTTCGGGAAAGACTGAGCGCCCGGCTTCCCCGGGGGATTCGCCTGGAGGCGGCGTGTGCGATAGCCGCATCCGGGAACATGTCCAAGCGGTATCTGCAGCTGTCGTACCGGATAGCGCTTGTGGGCGCGGACGTTCCCCTCCCGGACGTCGACGAGTCGATCGACGCATTTTTATCCCGGGACGAGGTGTGGTTTGAGGGCGGGGGCGATGCGAAGAAGAAGCGCATAAACGTCCGACCGTTTGTGGAATCGATGGAGTACCACCGGGAGTCCGAAACCCTGACCTTTGGGCTTGTGCGCATCAACGGATCGGCGCCCAGCCCCTATCGGGTGGCGTCGGCCCTTTTGGGGGTGAGGGAGAGGGACCTCAGAAACTGCAGGGTGGTCAAGGGGGAGAGCACGTCCGATTTTTTCCAAGACACGGCGTCCGAGGACGTCCCGATGTCTCAAGAAAGAGAAAAGAATTATACGGCGAAAGCATGA
- a CDS encoding tetratricopeptide repeat protein, which translates to MRIRSIQIVTAVLVLLISAPVLSQDAGELVREGVSYLAAGDFEAAGELLDRAVAEDPDNPYAYAYRSMAQVQLGMYGEAIDDALKVLEYSERMGAKDADPLRLMALSNLGTAYIRMEKYEAAVAVLDELIDTDGDDPIPYFLLGEAYRGMDGEDGLKRALDAYTKAIRLDPEYAAAYFYRGVVKTRLGDEEGGIIDRETAIGLDSVYLEK; encoded by the coding sequence ATGAGAATAAGATCGATACAGATTGTGACGGCCGTGCTTGTGCTGTTGATTTCGGCCCCTGTTTTATCTCAGGATGCCGGCGAACTCGTTCGTGAGGGAGTTTCGTACCTCGCCGCCGGAGACTTTGAAGCGGCAGGGGAGCTTCTCGATCGGGCCGTCGCGGAAGATCCTGATAATCCGTATGCGTATGCATACCGCTCGATGGCACAGGTCCAGCTCGGGATGTACGGCGAAGCGATAGACGACGCGCTGAAAGTGCTGGAATACTCGGAACGCATGGGGGCGAAGGACGCGGACCCTCTCAGGCTGATGGCGCTCTCCAATCTGGGGACGGCGTACATCAGAATGGAAAAATACGAGGCGGCGGTGGCGGTGTTGGATGAGCTGATCGACACAGACGGCGACGATCCAATTCCCTATTTTCTGCTGGGCGAGGCATATCGGGGCATGGACGGCGAGGATGGGCTCAAGCGGGCGCTGGACGCATACACAAAGGCGATACGACTCGACCCGGAATACGCCGCGGCGTACTTTTATCGGGGAGTGGTGAAGACGCGCCTGGGAGACGAGGAGGGAGGCATCATAGACAGGGAGACCGCTATCGGATTGGACTCCGTATATCTGGAAAAGTAG